Proteins found in one Anopheles aquasalis chromosome 3, idAnoAquaMG_Q_19, whole genome shotgun sequence genomic segment:
- the LOC126578473 gene encoding protocadherin-like wing polarity protein stan isoform X2, with protein sequence MKMFNRKVQRQATGSSSSASRIPAIGLLILALLQLHLRVCSGYMIIASEDDQPGKVLFNSSVYKLGSERHYKINAHKSAHYVHHLLRVDPQNGQVSLKRQLKCDGIYYPTLFTFYVDSTSNRLRSIDYYSLPIRIFIAGRNCSDEDEAVAASFRKLFEEDDTGYHHSRFRRDAAYRLATTEDRSLDHDGDDDADADEEHLQQQRMYGEYRGDRFHYYRSEYPWLAATSRTNYSSFREGDILFDSVLENEYRHNMISRKRREIHDLPADKIHRKIADAKQWISETYASYAIHTTDKWKHICLKKSQYINSINAFLPKTVLHHCTVRYLDVNDERFEIETRSGDLIATGDLCIPETLWKVIITYSVRCDRRDIIDADHRLKIVYHHQELNDTDIAKRVRRELRNQSPFFEQALYVASVLEEQPAGATVITVRARDPEDSPVVYSLVSLLDSRSQSMFKVDSRTGVVLTSATLDRELMDVHYFRVIATDDSFPPRSGTTTLQVNVLDCNDHTPTFEAEQFHATVREGVSVGSTVITIRATDQDIGKNAEIEYSITSITGERESPVGRNDEEGAAGASEMDQEDSQKFRIDARSGTISTRSALDREVSGMYTIAVTASDMATPQTERKSATTTVLVKILDDNDNYPQFSERTYTVQVREDQWTNENNVIAHIQASDADQGNNAAIRFAIIGGNTQSQFSIDSMSGDVSLVKPLDYESVRSYRLVIRAQDGGSPSRSNTTQLLVNVLDANDNAPRFYTSQFQEAVLESVPVGYNIVRVQAYDADEGANSEITYSILNRDDTMPLAVDPRTGWIHTTKGLDREEQSRYSFQVVAVDGGIPPKSASTSVIVTIQDVNDNDPTFSPKYYEAMLAEDQPPGTPVTTVTATDPDEDARLHYEITAGNTRGRFAITSQNGRGLITIAQPLDYKQERRFALTITATDSGQRTDTAIVNINITDANNFAPVFENAPYSASVFEDAPIGTTVLVVSATDSDVGINAQITYLLNDESVNGLGANEPFTINAQTGAVVTNAKLDRETTSGYLLTVTAKDGGNPSLSDTTDVEIAVTDVNDNAPVFKVPLYQATIPEDALIGTSVVQIGATDLDMGLNGRVKYALSQKDMDEGSFVVDPISGVIRTNKGLDRESIPVYHLSAIASDKGTPTMSSTVEVQIRLDDVNDSPPTFASDKLTLYVPENSPVGSVVGEIYAHDPDEGVNAIVHYSIIGGDDSNSFSLVTRPGSDRAQLLTMTELDYESSRKRFELIIRAASPPLRNDVSVEILVTDVNDNAPVLRDFQVIFNNFRDCFPSGVIGRIPAFDADVTDKLTYRILSGNNANLLRLNSSTGGLTLSPQLNTNVPKFATMEVSVTDGINEAKAIMQLIVRLITEDMLFNSVTVRLDEMTEEAFLSPLLSFFLDGLAAIIPCPRENIFLFSLQEDIDVNSKILNVSFSARRPDVAFEEYYTSQYLQERIYLNRAILARLATVQVLPFDDNLCVREPCLNYEQCLSVLKFGNASGFIHSDTVLFRPIHPVNTFACKCPEGFTGSKEHYLCDTEVDLCYSDPCQNGGSCVRREGGYTCVCGEQYTGVNCETAITSLKPCISEVCGDGYSCLTSGHGGHWPPYTKTCELMSRSFSPNSFLTFPGMRQRHRFNIRLKFATVRDSGLLLYNGRYNEQHDFIALEIIDGRVVFSFSLGDQQQSVSVNQQQHRRVSDGNWHTVEVKYFNRTVLLSLDGCDTATALAGLGERWNCANQTTLVLDRRCASLVEPCHRFFDLTGPLQIGGLAKISDNFQIPSHSFVGCISDLYIDHRYVDLGAYTADNGTIAGCPQKAASCASEPCFNGGTCREGWGEGWECDCPDGFTGNACQESVALPWRFQGDGILSFNPLLRPIQLPWLTAFSIRSRKRDSFVMEIQVGQNSSAIVSLRSGTLQYAYNGEVLQLAGAELADGRWHRVEIKWMGAEVALTVDYGQRTTVLPVSQKIQGLYVGRIVIGGSIAGGGGMAGESNFEGCIQDVRVGGVQSVLKRPTVRENVIDGCTSNAKCPEDGCPQESVCVTNWDEAYCECLHGYVGEECKPVCTVKPCADDGICRADTFNARGYRCECNSSLSSGEYCENRIQQPCPAGWWGERSCGPCKCNVKQGYHPNCDKTTGQCYCRENHYQPTNDRSACLPCECYAVGSYGKSCNSSGQCECREGVIGRRCDSCSNPYAEVTLNGCEVVYDGCPKSHSAGLWWPRTAFGELAVENCPAPARGKGTRRCDQVQSGWGAPDMFNCTSEAFLELRKQLAQIEVDGFELNTFVSVKVASSLRQACGTVGGHQSPETGTGGGQRGLERNPEDSRVRDFYTVETGKSSLWREEEFELDYLADIGDQEAFRERKLYGADLLITDRLLHELMRYESYQAGLNLSHSQDKHFVRNLVESAGEVLDRRYAAEWKRVQSLTQHGPDDLVEAFNRYMIVLSRSQHDTYTNPFEIVHSNMVLGMDIVTAESLFGYETQMVKQQAKTQHQQQQHYVHSHPAETVILPDTSTFLQTAPKQKAPFVAFPKYNNYIQDRSKFDRHTRVLVPLDMLGITVPDRNEVINQLAEHRAIVSYAQYKDAGALFPANFDETVTRRWGVEMQIASSVVSIAIVTPESAERESLVAGNGERNGERSTNTVETIAPPPKHGERQSEKLSMNNEIKISIHDMSDREDGLDSLDQHAPELPVVDGEGGQEFFQEGNVPETVILSPRSDESIDGDESSSPQASSIRRKRRRSIVSAPESGGQGAAESDERETETARTNYVPLGHPHLPQAVKLQMWLNIPRNRFASRSNPQCVRWNTHAKLWTRIGCQTEIPNYEAVGGYNDTIIVNCTCNQLATYAVLVDIIDPEDIPEPSLLVQITSYSAFLIALPVLFAVIISLALLRGLQTNSNSIHQNLLFCIFTAEVLFFVAIQARRELLDNEFPCKLVAIGLHYSWLAAFAWTTVDCVHLYRMLTEMRDINHGPMGFYHTMGYGAPALLVGLAVGVRVHEYGNSLFCWLSVYESVIWWMVGPIAIVSVFDLFILFLSVRAAFTIKDHVLGFGNLRTLLWLSVVSLPLLGIMWVLAVLSASDNSQLLNMLLSAVVILHALFSLVGYCIINKRVRENLHNACLRCLGRKVPLLDSSIAISNSSQNVGSPKTPGFAGGAGQYETARRNIGISTSSTTSRSTAKTSSSPYRSDGQFRHTSTSTSNYNSDGVASYMRGHYDDSGVKKSKHGGGHGRSGGDGERRSHRRQRRDSDSGSETDGRSLELASSHSSDDEESRVGRNSSTHRSTGVCSTSYLPNITEHVATTPPELHVVQSPQLFPNVTPTRWPNQNAGNYLPPGNGRWSQETGSDNEAHPHKSPTNGGSLPNPDITETSYLHQNRMNMPPSILENIQESYNIGYSTTDLHSDRYSNYGPTENYVPPAADYGKRYESPTVAQNPHASSSTLPHHYASSVGANVPLADSRHTGSMQIINHMRAYPTENPYALKESLYDRSRTLGYGAESPYHGHPMAPPGGDLYSPPGSHVMSFKSSVQSLLKNDYQQHQQQQQQQQRQHKHHPASGADSDRMSEGSDKNPYNFPYTAEEDHLVHSHSANGGRMHHGLSDGLNGLDNGGTPPPPQRHVMRATDGLSPAPLQSIGSHLTNGSSLASGNDPTNDDDETTV encoded by the exons atgAAAATGTTCAACAGAAAAGTACAAAGGCAGGCGAcgggctcgtcgtcgtcagcgtcgaGGATTCCTGCGATTGGTTTGTTGATCCTggcgctgctgcaactgcatctGCGAGTCTGCAGCGGCTACATGATCATAGCAAGCGAGGACGACCAACCGGGCAAAGTGCTGTTCAACTCGTCGGTGTACAAGCTGGGCTCGGAGAGACACTACAAAATTAATGCGCACAAGTCGGCCCACTACGTGCACCATCTGCTCCGGGTCGACCCTCAGAATGGGCAGGTATCGTTGAAGCGGCAACTGAAGTGCGACGGCATCTACTATCCGACGCTGTTCACGTTCTACGTGGACTCCACGTCGAACCGGTTGCGCAGCATCGACTACTACAGTTTGCCGATCCGAATCTTTATCGCCGGCCGTAACTGTTCCGACGAGGATGAAGCGGTAGCGGCCAGCTTCCGTAAGCTGTTTGAAGAGGACGATACGGGCTACCATCACTCTCGGTTTCGGCGCGACGCCGCCTACCGGCTGGCGACAACCGAGGACCGCTCGCTCGatcacgatggcgacgacgatgctgatgctgatgaggagcatctgcagcaacaacggatGTACGGGGAGTACCGGGGCGATCGGTTTCACTACTATCGCTCCGAGTATCCGTGGTTGGCGGCGACAAGCCGCACGAATTATAGCAGCTTCCGCGAGGGAGACATCCTGTTCGATAGTGTGCTGGAGAACGAGTACCGGCACAACATGATCAGTCGTAAGCGGCGCGAAATCCACGATCTGCCGGCCGATAAGATCCACCGCAAGATTGCCGACGCCAAGCAGTGGATCTCGGAGACGTACGCGTCGTACGCGATCCACACGACGGACAAGTGGAAGCACATTTGTTTGAAGAAATCCCAGTACATCAACTCGATTAATGCGTTCCTACCGAAGACCGTGCTGCACCACTGTACGGTCCGGTATCTGGATGTGAACGATGAGCGGTTTGAGATAGAGACCCGGTCCGGCGATCTGATCGCGACCGGCGATCTCTGCATACCGGAGACACTGTGGAAGGTGATCATCACGTACAGTGTGCGGTGCGATCGGCGTGACATTATCGATGCGGACCATCGTTTGAAGATCGTTTACCATCACCAGGAGCTGAACGATACGGATATAGCGAAACGGGTGAGGCGCGAACTGCGCAACCAGAGCCCGTTCTTCGAGCAGGCCCTGTACGTGGCGTCGGTACTGGAGGAGCAACCGGCCGGGGCCACCGTCATAACGGTGCGTGCGCGCGATCCCGAAGATTCACCGGTGGTGTACTCGCTCGTTTCCCTGCTGGATTCGCGCTCCCAGTCCATGTTTAAGGTGGATTCACGCACCGGAGTGGTGCTCACGTCGGCCACGCTGGATCGTGAGCTGATGGATGTGCACTATTTCCGTGTCATCGCCACGGATGATAGTTTTCCGCCCCGGTCCGGGACGACCACGTTGCAGGTCAACGTGCTGGATTGTAACGACCATACGCCAACCTTCGAGGCGGAACAGTTTCACGCGACAGTCCGCGAAGGTGTCAGTGTTGGCTCGACGGTGATTACGATACGTGCTACCGATCAGGATATTGGCAAGAATGCCGAAATCGAGTACAGCATCACGAGCATCACCGGTGAGCGGGAGTCACCGGTTGGGCGGAATGACGAGGAAGGAGCGGCCGGAGCATCGGAAATGGATCAGGAAGATTCACAAAAGTTCCGTATCGATGCTCGAAGCGGCACGATATCGACCCGTAGTGCGCTAGATCGGGAAGTGTCCGGCATGTACACTATCGCCGTGACGGCGTCGGATATGGCAACACCGCAGACGGAACGTAAATCGGCCACCAcgacggtgctggtgaagatCCTCGATGATAACGACAATTATCCACAGTTTAGCGAGCGTACCTACACGGTACAGGTGCGTGAGGATCAGTGGACCAACGAGAACAACGTGATCGCGCACATCCAGGCAAGCGATGCTGACCAGGGAAACAATGCTGCCATACG CTTTGCCATCATCGGCGGAAATACGCAATCTCAATTCTCAATCGACTCGATGAGTGGCGATGTGTCGCTGGTGAAACCGCTGGATTATGAGAGTGTGCGTAGCTATCGGTTGGTGATTCGGGCCCAGGATGGAGGAAGTCCTTCGCGCTCCAACACGACGCAACTGCTCGTGAATGTGCTGGATGCGAACGACAATGCACCGCGCTTCTACACCTCCCAGTTCCAGGAGGCGGTCCTTGAGAGTGTCCCGGTCGGGTACAACATTGTGCGCGTCCAGGCGTACGATGCAGATGAGGGAGCCAACTCGGAAATCACGTACAGTATTCTGAATCGCGACGATACCATGCCGCTGGCGGTTGATCCGCGGACAGGCTGGATACATACGACGAAAGGGCTCGACCGGGAGGAACAGAGCCGTTACAGCTTccaggtggtggcggttgacGGTGGCATTCCACCGAAATCGGCCAGCACGTCGGTGATTGTGACGATACAGGACGTGAACGATAACGATCCAACATTCAGTCCGAAGTACTACGAAGCAATGCTGGCCGAAGATCAACCACCGGGCACACCGGTAACGACGGTCACGGCCACCGATCCGGATGAGGACGCACGGCTTCATTATGAGATAACGGCGGGGAATACGAGGGGACGGTTTGCGATCACGTCGCAGAATGGCCGTGGTCTCATCACGATCGCTCAACCGTTGGATTACAAACAGGAGCGACGGTTTGCGCTCACGATCACTGCCACCGATAGTGGCCAGCGTACGGATACGGCCATCGTGAATATTAACATTACCGATGCGAACAACTTTGCGCCGGTTTTTGAGAACGCTCCGTACAGTGCGTCGGTGTTTGAGGATGCCCCGATCGGAACGACGGTCCTAGTTGTCTCTGCCACCGATAGCGATGTTGGTATTAATGCACAGATTACCTACCTGCTGAACGATGAGTCGGTCAATGGGCTGGGTGCGAATGAACCGTTCACCATCAACGCACAGACCGGAGCGGTGGTGACGAATGCGAAGCTCGATCGCGAAACAACGTCTGGCTATCTgttgacggtgacggcgaagGATGGAGGAAACCCATCGCTGAGTGACACAACGGACGTCGAGATTGCCGTAACGGATGTGAACGATAATGCGCCGGTGTTTAAGGTACCGCTGTACCAGGCCACCATACCGGAGGATGCCCTGATCGGTACGTCGGTGGTGCAGATCGGTGCTACCGATCTCGATATGGGGCTGAATGGGCGCGTCAAGTACGCGCTCAGCCAGAAGGACATGGACGAGGGATCGTTCGTGGTCGATCCGATATCCGGTGTGATCCGTACGAACAAGGGCCTGGATCGAGAGAGCATTCCCGTGTACCATCTTagtgcgatcgcgagcgatAAGGGTACACCGACGATGAGCAGCACCGTTGAGGTGCAGATCCGGCTGGATGATGTGAACGATTCTCCACCAACGTTCGCCTCGGATAAGCTGACGTTGTACGTGCCGGAGAATAGtccggtcggttcggtggtcgGTGAAATCTATGCACATGATCCGGATGAGGGAGTGAACGCGATCGTCCATTATTCGATCATTGGCGGAGATGATTCCAACTCGTTCTCGCTCGTTACCCGCCCCGGTTCCGATCGGGCACAGCTACTGACGATGACCGAGCTGGACTATGAGTCGTCGAGGAAGCGCTTCGAGTTGATCATACGCGCCGCCAGTCCACCACTGCGGAACGATGTGTCGGTGGAAATTCTCGTCACCGATGTGAACGATAATGCGCCCGTGCTGCGTGATTTTCAGGTGATTTTTAACAACTTCCGCGATTGCTTCCCGAGCGGTGTGATTGGGCGAATACCGGCGTTCGATGCGGACGTGACCGATAAGCTTACCTACCGCATTCTGTCCGGGAACAATGCGAATCTGCTCCGTTTGAACAGCTCCACCGGTGGGCTAACGCTGAGCCCGCAGTTGAACACGAACGTACCGAAGTTTGCCACGATGGAGGTCTCGGTAACGGATGGGATCAATGAGGCGAAAGCGATCATGCAGCTGATCGTGCGGCTCATCACGGAGGATATGCTGTTCAACTCCGTCACCGTGCGGTTGGATGAGATGACCGAGGAAGCGTTCCTGTCGCCGCTGCTTAGCTTCTTCCTCGATGGACTGGCAGCGATCATTCCGTGCCCCAGGGAGAACATTTTCCTCTTCTCGCTTCAGGAGGACATCGACGTTAACAGCAAGATTCTGAACGTTAGCTTCTCCGCTAGGCGGCCGGATGTAGCGTTCGAGGAGTACTACACGTCGCAGTATCTGCAGGAGCGCATTTACCTCAATCGTGCCATACTGGCTCGGCTGGCGACGGTTCAGGTGCTACCGTTCGATGATAATCTGTGCGTTCGGGAACCGTGTCTCAACTACGAACAGTGTCTGTCGGTGCTGAAGTTTGGTAATGCATCGGGCTTCATCCACAGCGACACGGTACTCTTCCGACCGATCCATCCGGTGAACACGTTTGCCTGTAAATGCCCGGAAGGGTTCACGGGCAGTAAGGAACACTATCTGTGCGATACCGAGGTGGATCTATGTTACTCCGATCCATGCCAGAACGGGGGCAGCTGTGTAAGGCGTGAAGGTGGCTATACGTGCGTCTGTGGTGAGCAGTACACGGGTGTTAACTGTGAAACGGCGATCACAAGCCTGAAACCCTGCATATCGGAGGTGTGCGGTGATGGGTATAGCTGTTTGACGAGCGGtcacggtggccactggccaccgtacACGAAAACCTGCGAGCTAATGTCACGCTCGTTCTCACCCAATTCTTTCCTCACCTTCCCGGGTATGAGGCAGCGGCATCGATTCAACATACGGCTCAAGTTTGCGACGGTCCGGGATAGCGGGTTGCTGCTGTACAATGGCCGCTACAATGAGCAGCATGACTTCATAGCACTGGAAATCATCGATGGACGGGTGGTGTTTTCGTTCTCGCTCGGTGATCAGCAGCAATCGGTTTCGGttaaccaacagcagcaccgtcggGTTTCCGATGGCAACTGGCATACGGTGGAGGTGAAGTACTTTAACCGGACGGTCCTACTATCGCTGGATGGCTGCGATACGGCCACAGCCCTTGCTGGACTGGGTGAACGTTGGAACTGTGCGAATCAGACAACGCTGGTGCTAGATCGTCGATGTGCATCGCTCGTTGAACCGTGTCACCGGTTCTTTGATCTGACCGGACCACTCCAGATCGGTGGTTTGGCAAAGATATCGGACAACTTCCAGATCCCATCACACAGCTTCGTGGGTTGTATCTCGGATCTTTACATCGATCATCGGTACGTCGATCTCGGTGCGTACACCGCCGACAATGGTACGATCGCTGGCTGTCCCCAGAAGGCCGCTTCCTGTGCTTCGGAACCATGCTTCAACGGTGGCACGTGCCGGGAGGGCTGGGGTGAAGGATGGGAGTGTGATTGTCCCGATGGGTTCACTGGCAATGCTTGCCAGGAGTCGGTCGCTCTTCCGTGGCGCTTCCAGGGTGACGGTATCCTGAGCTTCAATCCACTGCTGCGGCCAATCCAGCTGCCCTGGTTGACGGCCTTTTCCATCCGGTCGCGCAAACGCGACAGCTTCGTGATGGAGATCCAGGTTGGGCAGAACAGTTCGgcgatcgtttcgcttcgttccgGGACGCTGCAGTACGCGTACAATGGCGAGGTGCTGCAGTTGGCCGGTGCTGAACTGGCCGATGGTCGTTGGCATCGGGTGGAGATCAAGTGGATGGGTGCGGAAGTAGCACTGACCGTGGATTACGGTCAACGGACGACCGTTCTTCCAGTGTCGCAAAAAATCCAGGGTCTGTACGTGGGTCGTATCGTGATCGGTGGTTCGATTGCAGGCGGCGGTGGAATGGCCGGCGAGAGTAACTTCGAAGGCTGCATCCAGGATGTGCGCGTTGGTGGGGTACAGTCCGTGTTGAAGCGTCCGACCGTGCGCGAGAATGTCATCGATGGGTGCACCTCAAATGCCAAGTGCCCGGAGGACGGGTGCCCACAGGAATCGGTTTGTGTGACCAACTGGGACGAAGCGTACTGCGAGTGTCTGCACGGATACGTCGGTGAGGAGTGTAAGCCCGTGTGTACCGTGAAACCCTGCGCCGATGATGGCATTTGTCGAGCGGACACGTTCAATGCGCGTGGTTATCGCTGCGAGTGTAACAGTAGCCTCAGTTCCGGCGAATACTGCGAGAACCGCATACAGCAACCGTGTCCGGCCGGTTGGTGGGGTGAAAGGAGCTGTGGTCCCTGCAAGTGTAACGTGAAGCAAGGATACCATCCGAACTGTGACAAGACCACGGGCCAGTGCTATTGCCGCGAGAATCATTATCAACCGACTAACGATCGGAGTGCGTGCTTGCCCTGCGAATGTTACGCCGTCGGTTCGTATGGGAAATCTTGTAACAGTTCCGGACAGTGCGAGTGCCGGGAGGGTGTGATCGGTCGTCGGTGTGATTCCTGTTCTAATCCGTACGCCGAGGTGACACTCAATGGATGCGAGGTGGTGTACGATGGATGCCCCAAGTCGCACTCGGCCGgtttgtggtggccacggacgGCATTTGGTGAGCTGGCGGTGGAAAACTGTCCAGCACCGGCCCGCGGCAAAGGCACACGCCGTTGCGATCAGGTGCAGAGTGGCTGGGGAGCTCCGGACATGTTTAACTGCACATCGGAGGCGTTCCTGGAACTACGGAAGCAACTGGCACAGATCGAAGTCGATGGTTTCGAGCTCAATACGTTCGTATCGGTAAAAGTAGCGTCCAGCCTAAGGCAAGCTTGCGGTACCGTCGGTGGTCACCAGTCACCTGAAACGGGTACCGGCGGCGGTCAGCGAGGACTCGAACGGAACCCGGAGGATAGTCGCGTGCGAGACTTCTACACGGTTGAGACCGGGAAGAGTTCCCTTTGGCGTGAGGAAGAGTTCGAACTGGACTATCTGGCCGACATAGGGGATCAGGAGGCGTTCCGGGAGCGGAAACTGTACGGAGCCGATCTGCTGATCACGGATCGTCTACTGCACGAGCTGATGCGTTACGAGTCGTATCAGGCGGGGCTGAATCTATCGCACAGTCAAGATAAACACTTTGTGCGCAACCTGGTGGAGAGTGCCGGTGAGGTGCTTGATCGTCGATACGCGGCGGAATGGAAACGTGTCCAGTCTCTCACCCAGCACGGTCCCGATGATCTGGTTGAAGCGTTCAATCGCTACATGATTGTCCTGTCACGATCCCAGCATGATACCTACACGAATCCCTTCGAGATCGTGCACTCCAACATGGTGCTCGGTATGGACATTGTGACGGCCGAGTCACTGTTTGGGTACGAGACACAGATGGTAAAGCAACAGGCAAagacgcagcatcagcagcagcagcactacgtGCACAGTCACCCGGCGGAAACGGTCATTCTGCCCGATACGAGTACGTTCCTGCAGACCGCACCGAAGCAGAAGGCGCCGTTTGTGGCATTCCCAAAGTACAACAACTACATCCAGGATCGGAGCAAGTTCGATCGTCACACCCGTGTGCTGGTTCCGCTGGATATGCTCGGTATTACGGTACCGGATCGGAATGAGGTCATCAATCAGCTGGCCGAGCATCGGGCGATCGTTTCCTACGCCCAGTACAAGGATGCCGGTGCACTGTTTCCGGCCAATTTCGACGAGACGGTCACTCGGCGGTGGGGTGTCGAGATGCAGATTGCCAGTAGTGTCGTTTCGATCGCCATCGTAACACCGGAATCGGCAGAACGCGAATCACTGGTGGCCGGCAATGGTGAACGGAACGGTGAGAGAAGCACCAACACCGTGGAGACGATCGCTCCGCCACCGAAGCATGGTGAACGGCAAAGTGAGAAGCTTTCGATGAACAACGAGATCAAGATTTCGATTCACGACATGAGTGATCGGGAGGATGGTTTGGATAGTCTCGATCAGCATGCACCAGAGCTGCCAGTCGTCGACGGCGAAGGCGGGCAAGAGTTCTTCCAAGAAGGAAATGTTCCGGAAACGGTCATTCTATCGCCACGCAGCGATGAGTCGATTGATGGAGATGAATCTTCTTCACCTCAGGCCTCCTCAATCCGGCGAAAACGGCGAAGAAGCATCGTTTCGGCACCGGAAAGTGGTGGCCAAGGAGCGGCCGAATCGGACGAGCGCGAAACGGAAACTGCCAGAACCAACTACGTTCCCCTCGGTCACCCACATCTACCGCAAGCGGTAAAGCTACAGATGTGGCTTAATATCCCTCGGAATCGGTTCGCTTCGCGCTCTAATCCACAGTGTGTGCGCTGGAACACGCATGCCAAGCTGTGGACGCGTATCGGTTGTCAAACGGAAATACCGAACTACGAGGCCGTCGGTGGGTACAATGATACGATCATCGTGAACTGTACCTGCAACCAACTGGCTACCTATGCCGTGCTGGTGGACATTATCGATCCCGAGGACATCCCGGAACCGTCGCTTCTGGTGCAGATAACGTCCTACTCGGCGTTCCTTATCGCCTTGCCGGTGCTCTTCGCGGTGATCATTTCGCTGGCATTGCTACGCGGATTGCAGACCAACTCGAACAGCATCCACCAGAATCTGCTGTTCTGTATCTTTACCGCCGAGGTGCTGTTCTTCGTGGCCATCCAGGCACGCCGAGAGTTGCTCGACAATGAG tttCCGTGTAAATTGGTCGCCATCGGACTGCATTACTCATGGCTGGCGGCATTCGCATGGACCACGGTCGACTGTGTGCATCTGTACCGGATGTTGACGGAAATGCGGGACATCAACCACGGTCCAATGGGATTCTATCACACCATGGGCTACGGTGCGCCCGCTCTACTCGTGGGGCTTGCTGTCGGCGTTCGTGTGCACGAGTATGGAAACAGTTTGTT CTGCTGGCTATCTGTGTATGAATCTGTCATCTGGTGGATGGTCGGCCCGATAGCAATCGTGTCGGTGTTTGATCTGTTCATTTTGTTCCTGTCAGTTAGGGCAGCCTTTACGATCAAGGATCATGTGCTCGGATTTGGCAATCTGCGAACCTTGCTTTGGCTCTCGGTCGTGTCGTTGCCTCTGCTCGGTATCATGTGGGTTTTGGCGGTACTGTCGGCCTCGGATAACTCGCAGCTACTCAACATGCTACTGTCGGCGGTCGTGATCTTGCATGCACTGTTTTCATTGGTCGGTTACTGCATCATAAACAAGCGAGTGCGAGAGAATCTGCACAATGCATGTCTAAGGTGTCTTGGCCGTAAGGTTCCTTTGCTGGATTCCTCAATTGCCATCAGTAATAGTTCGCAGAACGTGGGTTCCCCGAAAACACCCGGATTTGCCGGCGGCGCTGGTCAGTACGAGACGGCACGGCGTAACATCGGTATTAGCACTTCGAGCACTACCTCGCGTAGTACGGCCAAAACCAGCTCCAGCCCATATCGCAGCGATGGCCAATTCCGCCACACGTCGACCTCTACCTCGAACTATAATAGTGACGGGGTCGCTTCGTACATGCGCGGTCATTACGATGATAGTGGTGTGAAGAAGTCAaagcatggtggtggccatggacGCtcgggtggtgatggtgagcgaCGTAGCCATCGCAGACAACGGCGTGATTCGGATTCGGGTAGTGAGACGGACGGTCGTAGCCTGGAGCTTGCATCCAGTCACTcgagtgatgatgaagaatcACGTGTTGGGCGTAACAGTAGTACACACCGTAGTACGGGGGTGTGCAGCACTTCTTACTTGCCGAACATCACGGAACACGTGGCCACCACTCCTCCAGAGTTGCACGTTGTGCAGAGTCCTCAG CTATTCCCGAATGTTACGCCGACGCGATGGCCCAACCAAAATGCCGGCAACTATTTACCTCCTGGAAATG GTCGTTGGTCACAGGAAACAGGCTCGGACAATGAGGCACATCCTCACAAATCACCAACGAATGGTGGATCTTTGCCTAATCCAGATATCACAGAAACATCCTACCTGCATCAAAACCGAATGAATATGCCACCCTCGATACTGGAGAACATCCAGGAAAGCTACAACATCGGTTACTCGACAACCGATCTACACAGCGATCGGTACAGCAACTATGGACCAACTGAAAACTACGTTCCTCCTGCAGCAGATTATGGCAAGCGTTACGAGTCCCCGACGGTGGCTCAGAACCCACATGCATCTAGCAGCACGCTGCCACACCACTACGCATCGTCCGTAGGGGCAAACGTTCCTTTGGCCGATTCGCGACACACCGGTTCAATGCAGATCATCAATCATATGCGCGCCTATCCGACGGAGAACCCGTACGCCCTGAAGGAATCGTTGTACGATCGTTCGCGTACGCTTGGCTACGGAGCGGAATCACCGTACCATGGTCATCCGATGGCCCCACCAGGTGGTGATCTTTACAGCCCACCCGGTTCCCATGTGATGTCATTTAAATCGAGCGTACAATCGTTGTTGAAGAATGATtatcaacagcatcaacagcagcagcaacagcaacagcgacaacaCAAACATCATCCTGCATCAGGAGCCGATTCTGATCGGATGTCCGAAGGATCGGACAAAAATCCTTACAATTTCCCGTACACCGCGGAGGAAGATCATCTGGTACACAGTCACAGTGCTAACGGTGGGCGCATGCATCATGGACTAAGCGATGGATTGAATGGTCTCGACAATGGTGGcacacctcctccaccacagCGACATGTGATGCGAGCGACAGATGGACTGTCGCCTGCGCCACTGCAGTCCATTGGAAGCCATTTGACGAACGGATCGTCACTCGCCAGTGGCAATGA CCCgaccaatgatgatgatgaaacgacAGTTTGA